A genomic region of Bernardetia sp. ABR2-2B contains the following coding sequences:
- the dnaA gene encoding chromosomal replication initiator protein DnaA, whose protein sequence is MVSLSQQNTTISPNPHSTNSGGYKDCQTVWQKCLEVIKFEIPEQSFNTWFLPIRPLRLRQNILTIQVPSRYFYEFLEEHYVLVLRKAIIEQLGTHGKLEYSLLPEKQQPPLFDSSFESITEKGNQNQQGQSIQKNNFNTSSNSINEESNSETFSNQTSLFQNQNSTQQDNNQKEIDSDNPIILNGNSNYESATSRSQLTNLSNPSNPSFGQSTKQEHKEEQLESRQNRTNTGNHSNQPQVQKSSNFQPSALGRSHSNQSYHKSQTQNQVQNRASRNTRDMKEQSNFRPVKTTQALPHNLNPRYTFDTFVEGECNNVAFAAGRAIAKNPGRTSFHPLVLYGGVGLGKTHLAHAIGNKILEHYPEKRVVYVSADQFANDFVASVRENEITQFTEQYYHLDVLIVDDIQFLCDKVKTQESFFHIFNHLHSAGKQMIMTSDCAPAQMRGLQERLLSRFKWGAILDLKVPDVETRKAIIYTKLQGYESQVSQDVIDFLAKSVTTNVRELEGVITSLLAKSSLADMSITLDLARQALGAVVAHQNETHELSIDAIEEIVAAFFQVTLEQLKGKTRKKEIAVARQFAMYLTKEYTDLPLKAIGWHFGKRDHSTVIHACKVVPLKMEKEESYKKTFDEIIKRIEQL, encoded by the coding sequence ATGGTATCACTTTCTCAACAAAATACGACTATCTCACCAAACCCACACTCAACAAATAGTGGTGGTTATAAGGATTGTCAGACAGTTTGGCAAAAATGTTTAGAGGTAATCAAATTTGAAATTCCAGAACAGAGTTTCAATACTTGGTTTCTACCTATTAGACCTTTGCGTTTGCGCCAAAATATTTTGACGATTCAAGTACCGAGCCGTTATTTTTACGAATTTTTAGAAGAACATTATGTTCTTGTACTCAGAAAAGCAATTATCGAACAATTGGGAACACATGGAAAGTTAGAGTACTCTCTTCTTCCAGAAAAACAACAACCACCTTTGTTTGATAGTTCGTTTGAAAGCATTACAGAGAAAGGTAATCAAAATCAGCAAGGTCAATCAATACAAAAAAATAATTTTAATACTTCTTCTAATTCTATTAATGAAGAAAGTAATTCTGAAACTTTTTCAAATCAAACAAGTTTGTTTCAGAATCAAAACTCAACACAACAAGATAATAATCAGAAAGAAATAGACTCTGACAACCCTATAATATTAAATGGTAATTCGAATTATGAATCGGCTACTTCTAGGAGTCAATTAACTAATCTTTCGAATCCTTCAAACCCTTCATTTGGACAATCAACAAAACAGGAACATAAAGAAGAGCAGTTAGAAAGCAGACAAAACAGAACTAATACGGGTAATCACTCTAATCAGCCACAAGTTCAAAAGTCATCTAATTTTCAACCTTCTGCTTTAGGACGTTCTCATTCTAATCAATCCTATCATAAAAGTCAGACGCAAAATCAAGTTCAAAATAGAGCTAGTAGAAATACTAGAGATATGAAAGAACAGTCTAACTTTCGTCCTGTCAAGACAACACAAGCATTACCTCATAATCTTAACCCAAGATATACCTTTGATACTTTTGTAGAAGGAGAGTGTAATAACGTTGCTTTTGCAGCAGGTAGGGCGATTGCCAAAAATCCAGGAAGAACGAGTTTTCACCCTTTAGTTTTATATGGTGGTGTAGGTTTGGGCAAAACGCATTTGGCACATGCGATTGGCAACAAAATCTTAGAACATTATCCAGAAAAGCGAGTAGTTTATGTATCTGCTGACCAATTTGCAAATGATTTTGTAGCCTCTGTACGTGAAAATGAAATTACGCAGTTTACCGAACAATATTATCATTTAGATGTCTTAATCGTTGATGACATTCAGTTTTTGTGTGATAAGGTAAAGACTCAAGAGAGCTTTTTCCATATCTTCAATCACTTACACAGCGCAGGAAAACAAATGATAATGACTAGCGATTGTGCACCTGCTCAAATGAGAGGTTTGCAAGAGCGACTACTTTCCCGTTTTAAGTGGGGAGCTATCTTAGATTTGAAAGTTCCTGATGTTGAAACAAGAAAGGCAATTATTTATACGAAGTTACAAGGATACGAATCACAAGTTTCTCAAGATGTAATTGATTTTTTAGCAAAAAGTGTAACAACAAATGTTAGAGAATTAGAAGGCGTAATTACCTCACTTTTGGCTAAATCTTCTTTGGCTGATATGAGTATTACATTAGACCTTGCTCGTCAGGCACTTGGCGCAGTAGTGGCACATCAAAATGAAACTCATGAACTTTCTATTGATGCCATTGAAGAGATTGTGGCAGCTTTTTTTCAAGTTACTTTAGAGCAACTCAAAGGAAAAACACGAAAAAAAGAAATTGCAGTAGCTCGTCAGTTTGCGATGTACCTTACAAAAGAATATACTGATTTGCCTCTAAAGGCAATTGGTTGGCATTTTGGAAAAAGAGACCACAGTACGGTTATTCATGCCTGTAAAGTTGTTCCTCTCAAAATGGAAAAAGAAGAGTCTTATAAAAAGACATTTGATGAGATTATTAAGCGAATAGAACAGCTTTAA
- a CDS encoding cystathionine gamma-synthase translates to MKFATKAIHAGVEPDPSTGAIMTPIFQTSTFAQPSLGQNKGFEYARSSNPTRQALEKSFAALEDAQHGFAFSSGMAAIDAVLRLLKPNDEVICGQDIYGGSYRLFVKVYEEIGIKFHFIDMQNEEIVKNTINSQTKMIWIETPSNPLLQIVDIKKTIKIAKENNLVSVVDNTFATPYLQNPITMGADIVMHSATKYLGGHSDVVMGALMLNDNKLAEQIYFIQKSCGAVPSPFDCFLVLRGIKTLHLRVDASCQNAMKITQFLVKNEKVRNVYYAGLTSHKGHEVAKKQMRQFGGMISFDLKNDTKENAEKFLEAIKVFALAESLGGVESLACYPALMTHANIPVEKRHEIGITDSLIRLSIGCENIDDLIADLKQALENTTTS, encoded by the coding sequence ATGAAATTTGCCACTAAAGCCATACACGCAGGTGTAGAGCCAGACCCAAGTACAGGAGCGATTATGACTCCTATTTTCCAAACTTCTACTTTTGCACAACCTTCTCTTGGTCAGAATAAAGGTTTTGAGTATGCACGTTCATCAAATCCTACTCGCCAAGCCTTAGAGAAATCATTTGCAGCTTTAGAAGATGCACAACATGGCTTTGCTTTTTCTTCTGGAATGGCAGCTATTGATGCTGTTTTGAGACTTTTGAAACCCAATGACGAAGTAATTTGTGGACAAGACATTTATGGTGGCTCGTATCGTTTGTTTGTAAAAGTGTATGAAGAAATTGGAATTAAATTTCATTTTATTGATATGCAAAATGAAGAAATTGTAAAAAATACTATCAACTCACAAACAAAAATGATTTGGATAGAAACACCTTCAAACCCACTTCTTCAAATTGTAGATATAAAAAAAACAATCAAAATTGCTAAAGAGAATAACCTTGTTTCGGTTGTTGATAATACATTTGCAACACCTTATTTACAAAACCCAATAACGATGGGAGCTGATATTGTGATGCACTCAGCTACAAAATATTTGGGTGGGCATTCAGATGTTGTAATGGGTGCTTTGATGCTCAATGACAATAAACTAGCTGAACAGATTTATTTTATTCAAAAATCCTGTGGTGCTGTTCCTTCTCCTTTTGATTGCTTTTTGGTGCTGCGTGGTATCAAAACACTTCATTTGCGAGTAGATGCAAGTTGTCAGAATGCTATGAAAATCACTCAATTTTTGGTAAAGAATGAAAAGGTAAGGAATGTTTATTATGCAGGGCTAACGTCTCACAAAGGACACGAAGTTGCTAAAAAACAAATGCGCCAGTTTGGTGGAATGATTTCGTTTGATTTGAAAAATGATACAAAAGAGAATGCAGAGAAGTTTTTAGAAGCAATTAAAGTCTTTGCCTTAGCTGAATCATTGGGGGGTGTGGAGTCATTGGCTTGTTATCCTGCCTTGATGACACATGCCAATATTCCTGTTGAGAAAAGACATGAAATAGGAATTACAGATTCGCTTATTCGTTTGAGTATTGGCTGTGAAAACATAGATGACTTAATAGCAGATTTGAAACAAGCTCTAGAAAATACAACTACTTCTTGA
- a CDS encoding FkbM family methyltransferase: MSLSITLKHITSHPLTKKQKVAAIFRYFKWQLQSRLDKGIHIVPFVASTKLAVQSGMTGATGNIYTGLHEFNDMGFLLHFLRSTEEEENDYFMDIGANIGSYTVLAAGVIGTQTTSIEPIPNTYQKLQKNIQVNNLATKTTALNIGLGSAKGTLQFTKSLDTVNHVATEEIPQDERIDVSIEKVDEVAKRIPILVKIDVEGFETEVINGGEAIFSSPLQKAIIIELNGSGGRYGYDESKIHQKLKNWGYKPYFYNPLKRELIEIKLFGNHNTIYCKDIDFIEKRIKTAPLINVLGEKF, translated from the coding sequence ATGTCTTTATCCATTACTCTAAAACATATCACTTCACATCCTCTTACCAAAAAGCAGAAAGTAGCTGCTATTTTTAGATATTTCAAGTGGCAACTTCAATCAAGGTTAGATAAAGGTATTCATATTGTTCCTTTTGTAGCAAGTACAAAATTAGCTGTTCAAAGTGGAATGACAGGTGCAACAGGAAACATTTATACAGGATTACATGAGTTTAATGATATGGGTTTCTTACTTCATTTTTTGAGAAGTACAGAAGAAGAAGAAAATGATTATTTTATGGACATTGGTGCTAATATTGGTAGCTACACTGTTTTGGCAGCAGGAGTAATTGGTACACAAACTACAAGTATAGAACCTATTCCAAATACCTACCAAAAACTCCAAAAAAACATTCAAGTAAATAATTTAGCTACTAAAACAACAGCTTTAAATATTGGCTTGGGAAGCGCAAAGGGTACTTTACAGTTTACAAAATCTTTAGATACAGTAAATCATGTAGCTACAGAAGAAATACCACAAGACGAAAGAATTGATGTTTCGATTGAAAAAGTAGATGAGGTAGCCAAAAGAATTCCAATTTTAGTAAAGATTGATGTAGAAGGCTTTGAAACAGAAGTAATAAACGGTGGAGAAGCTATTTTCTCGTCTCCTCTTCAAAAAGCAATCATTATAGAACTCAATGGTTCTGGAGGAAGATATGGTTATGATGAGTCAAAAATTCATCAAAAACTAAAAAATTGGGGATATAAACCTTATTTTTATAATCCCCTAAAAAGAGAATTAATAGAAATAAAATTATTTGGGAATCACAATACAATTTATTGTAAAGATATTGATTTTATAGAGAAACGCATCAAAACAGCACCTCTAATTAATGTTTTAGGAGAAAAATTTTAA
- a CDS encoding GntG family PLP-dependent aldolase codes for MKKIDLRSDTFTLPSKEMKEAMMNAKVGDDVWEEDPTVKELEKKVANLFGHEAALFCPSGTMTNQIALKILTQPQDDIICDIRSHIYQYEGGGIAYNSFCSVRLLQGEKGILTTELIEEMIYPDDVHFPRSRVVALENTVNKAGGSSYTLEEIKAISELCKKNDLKLHLDGARVFNALVYRNQSPKELGQYFDTISVCLSKGLGAPVGSVLVASEALIHQAKRVRKVLGGGMRQSGFLAAAGIYALDNNIEKLREDNQNAGKISESLKQNKLVEEVVFEGTNIVLFRIDASYSSEKFKNELAKKGVLVSNFGKEWLRIVTHLDISKEMIERVCNAVLEVKGEGVSV; via the coding sequence ATGAAAAAGATAGACCTTCGTAGTGATACTTTTACACTTCCTTCTAAAGAAATGAAAGAAGCCATGATGAATGCAAAAGTAGGCGATGATGTTTGGGAAGAAGATCCAACTGTAAAAGAATTAGAAAAAAAAGTAGCTAATTTGTTTGGACACGAAGCAGCTCTTTTTTGTCCTTCGGGAACAATGACTAATCAGATTGCACTCAAGATATTGACACAACCTCAAGATGATATTATTTGTGATATTCGTTCACATATCTATCAGTATGAAGGAGGAGGAATTGCCTATAATTCGTTTTGTTCGGTCAGACTTTTACAGGGAGAAAAGGGAATTTTGACTACTGAGCTGATTGAAGAAATGATTTATCCTGATGATGTTCATTTCCCTCGTTCAAGAGTTGTTGCGCTAGAAAATACAGTGAATAAAGCAGGTGGGAGTTCGTATACATTGGAAGAAATAAAAGCTATTTCAGAGCTTTGTAAGAAAAATGACTTGAAACTTCACTTAGATGGAGCTAGAGTTTTTAATGCTTTAGTGTATCGCAATCAATCTCCGAAAGAGCTAGGACAGTATTTTGACACTATTTCTGTTTGTCTTTCGAAGGGATTAGGTGCGCCTGTGGGTTCGGTGTTGGTAGCAAGTGAAGCACTAATTCATCAAGCTAAACGAGTGCGAAAAGTTTTGGGAGGAGGAATGCGCCAGTCTGGTTTTTTGGCAGCAGCAGGAATTTATGCCCTTGATAATAATATAGAAAAATTAAGAGAAGACAATCAGAATGCTGGTAAAATCTCTGAATCACTAAAGCAAAATAAGTTAGTAGAAGAAGTTGTTTTTGAAGGGACAAACATTGTTTTGTTTAGAATAGACGCAAGTTATTCTTCTGAAAAATTCAAAAATGAACTAGCTAAAAAAGGTGTTTTGGTTTCTAATTTTGGAAAAGAGTGGCTACGAATCGTTACTCATTTGGATATTTCTAAAGAAATGATTGAAAGAGTTTGTAATGCCGTTTTGGAGGTTAAAGGAGAGGGAGTTTCTGTTTAG
- a CDS encoding chorismate-binding protein has product MKNYLTLSELVDSNKEDLHLDKNKIDISPLTFIKKMWCAAIAQNLGVSLWREPNTDNLQLVIDLSQKTRLVEADLEDLGTGFLMHKFEKEFPKDNNKSNSKAYFLEAHLYFDSSNDFVVENISSKNRKEFEKLNQTKKQFFEALKKLQSQEDCKTPYFHPQNIPTATTQETHKKAVDKAIQLMQNEEFQKVVISRNKFIDLNADFDALDAYHKLEKTYKTAFVSLVSIPRIGTWMCATPELLVSQDKNGIFRTMALAGTQSGKEVKQLKNALWRQKEIEEQALVSRYIINCFKKIRLREYEEIGPKTVRAANLLHLRTEFVVDTVKERFPQLATVMLELLHPTSAVCGMPKEITTQFILENEGYDRGFYAGYLGGINFKNGSSLYVQLRCMQLLENQAILYAGGGITADSDTDKEWQETEMKCQTIESVVFENEK; this is encoded by the coding sequence GTGAAAAATTACTTAACCCTTTCAGAATTAGTAGATTCTAACAAAGAAGACTTACATCTTGATAAAAATAAAATAGATATATCTCCACTTACTTTTATCAAAAAAATGTGGTGTGCTGCCATTGCTCAAAATTTGGGTGTTTCGTTGTGGAGAGAGCCAAATACCGATAACTTACAGTTAGTCATTGATTTATCTCAAAAAACTAGATTAGTAGAAGCCGATTTGGAAGATTTGGGGACAGGTTTTTTGATGCACAAATTTGAAAAAGAATTTCCCAAGGATAATAACAAAAGCAATTCAAAGGCTTATTTTTTAGAAGCGCATCTTTATTTTGACTCGTCAAATGATTTTGTTGTAGAAAATATCTCTTCTAAAAACAGAAAGGAATTTGAAAAATTAAATCAAACAAAAAAGCAATTTTTTGAAGCTTTAAAAAAACTACAAAGCCAAGAAGACTGCAAAACGCCTTATTTCCACCCTCAAAACATTCCAACAGCCACTACACAAGAAACGCACAAAAAAGCTGTTGATAAGGCAATACAATTAATGCAAAATGAGGAGTTTCAGAAAGTAGTTATTTCAAGAAATAAATTTATTGATTTGAATGCTGATTTTGATGCCTTAGACGCTTACCATAAATTAGAAAAAACGTACAAAACGGCTTTTGTTTCTTTGGTTTCGATTCCTCGTATTGGGACGTGGATGTGTGCAACGCCAGAACTTTTGGTAAGTCAAGACAAGAACGGAATTTTCCGAACAATGGCACTTGCAGGAACGCAGTCTGGAAAGGAGGTAAAGCAACTCAAAAATGCACTCTGGCGACAAAAAGAAATTGAAGAACAGGCACTTGTGAGTCGTTATATTATAAACTGTTTTAAGAAAATTCGTTTGAGAGAATATGAAGAAATAGGACCAAAGACAGTCAGAGCAGCAAATCTTTTGCATTTGAGAACCGAGTTTGTTGTAGATACAGTAAAAGAGCGTTTTCCACAATTAGCAACGGTTATGTTAGAGCTTTTACATCCAACTTCGGCAGTTTGTGGAATGCCAAAAGAAATAACGACTCAATTTATTTTGGAAAATGAAGGCTACGACAGAGGGTTTTATGCAGGTTATTTAGGTGGAATCAATTTTAAGAATGGAAGTAGTTTGTATGTTCAACTTCGTTGTATGCAATTACTGGAGAATCAAGCTATTTTGTATGCAGGAGGTGGAATTACGGCAGATTCGGACACCGATAAAGAATGGCAAGAAACTGAAATGAAGTGTCAAACGATAGAAAGTGTGGTTTTTGAGAATGAGAAGTAG
- a CDS encoding branched-chain amino acid aminotransferase — MLSTDTNIYIDVQPTQNSRIDTLDENNIPFGRVFSDHMFIADYKDGAWTDLKIVPYGNLSLSPAASTLHYSQTIFEGMKAFYNTKDEVVLFRPEENYERLMRSCERMCIPKMDKEIFMQGLKKLIDIDRKWVPKIEGSSLYIRPFIFASEGFLGVRPAEEYKFIIFTCPVGAYYTQPVRVKVETEFVRAASGGTGNAKTGGNYAAALYPAKLAQEQGYHQLIWTDAKEHKFIEESGTMNIMFVINGKILTPPTGDTILQGITRKSLVLLAKDLGYEVEERPVSVAEIEEAMKNGNLTEAFGVGTAAVISQIAAIGIEGKDYDLPAVETRKISNHLLKELKAIRSAEIEDRFDWMEKV; from the coding sequence ATGCTCTCTACCGACACAAATATTTACATTGACGTTCAGCCTACTCAAAATTCTCGTATAGATACTTTAGATGAAAATAACATTCCTTTTGGGCGTGTTTTTTCAGACCATATGTTTATTGCCGATTATAAAGATGGTGCTTGGACAGATTTGAAAATTGTGCCTTATGGTAATCTTTCATTAAGTCCAGCTGCTTCTACACTTCATTATTCTCAAACGATTTTTGAAGGAATGAAGGCGTTTTATAACACAAAAGATGAAGTTGTTCTTTTCCGTCCAGAAGAAAATTACGAGCGTTTGATGCGTTCTTGTGAGCGCATGTGTATTCCAAAAATGGATAAAGAAATTTTTATGCAGGGGCTAAAAAAACTTATTGATATAGACAGAAAATGGGTACCAAAAATTGAAGGAAGTTCGCTTTATATTCGTCCATTTATTTTTGCATCAGAAGGCTTCTTGGGAGTTCGTCCTGCCGAAGAGTATAAATTTATCATCTTTACGTGTCCTGTGGGAGCATATTATACACAACCTGTACGTGTAAAAGTAGAAACTGAATTTGTTCGTGCAGCAAGTGGGGGAACAGGAAATGCCAAAACTGGAGGGAATTATGCAGCAGCTTTATATCCTGCCAAACTAGCGCAAGAACAAGGCTATCATCAGCTTATCTGGACAGATGCAAAAGAACATAAATTTATTGAGGAATCTGGAACAATGAATATTATGTTTGTAATCAATGGCAAAATCTTAACGCCACCAACAGGAGATACAATCTTACAAGGAATTACTCGTAAAAGTTTGGTTCTCTTAGCAAAAGATTTGGGATATGAAGTAGAAGAACGTCCTGTAAGTGTTGCAGAAATAGAAGAAGCTATGAAAAACGGAAATCTTACAGAAGCCTTTGGAGTAGGAACAGCAGCCGTAATTTCTCAAATTGCAGCTATTGGAATAGAAGGAAAAGATTATGACCTACCAGCCGTAGAAACTAGAAAAATAAGTAACCATCTTTTGAAAGAACTAAAAGCCATTCGTTCGGCAGAAATTGAAGACCGTTTTGATTGGATGGAAAAAGTTTAA
- a CDS encoding DUF2147 domain-containing protein, with protein MIRITKIFTLLFLIGLFSAFVPQDSPNAKVLGKWKTIDDETKVAKSIIEIYEVNGKVHGKISELLDGVSQDETCKECKGKRAGKKLVGMEIMYGLEKDGDNEWEDGKIYDPNNGKEYSCEIKLVSADKLEVRGYIGFSFVGRSQNWYRVK; from the coding sequence ATGATTCGCATTACAAAAATATTTACTCTTCTTTTCCTTATTGGTCTTTTTTCAGCGTTTGTTCCACAGGACAGCCCAAATGCTAAAGTATTAGGAAAATGGAAAACAATAGACGATGAAACCAAAGTAGCAAAGTCTATTATTGAAATATATGAAGTAAACGGAAAGGTTCATGGAAAAATTTCTGAACTACTAGACGGTGTAAGTCAAGATGAAACCTGTAAAGAATGCAAAGGAAAACGAGCAGGTAAAAAGCTTGTAGGAATGGAAATTATGTATGGACTTGAAAAAGATGGCGACAACGAATGGGAAGATGGCAAAATTTACGACCCCAATAATGGAAAAGAATATAGTTGTGAAATAAAACTCGTTTCGGCTGATAAATTAGAAGTAAGAGGTTATATCGGTTTCTCTTTTGTAGGACGTTCTCAAAACTGGTATAGAGTGAAGTAA